A single Aspergillus chevalieri M1 DNA, chromosome 3, nearly complete sequence DNA region contains:
- the tim44 gene encoding protein translocase subunit TIM44 (BUSCO:EOG09262ESR;~COG:U;~EggNog:ENOG410PFS6;~InterPro:IPR039544,IPR032710,IPR007379;~PFAM:PF04280;~antiSMASH:Cluster_3.7) codes for MIPATRMSATARAAILRFQLSGLKINAVATQQLLNRAYTSTALNAAMNARTTVVNRPVSQLVSPYTALPLTRSFHASTVQWQQQQQQKEKQADEAKEEGSKEEGEGKGEGNEEGQKETPPPPPPHGDKSPWQVFTETLQTEFKASKEWNESTKALASSAHEFSENERVKQARAAYEASRKAASSRTSTAFKTTGQAIGKSAAWTWNTSVVKGLRKGVNATGSGIEKATRPVRETDAYKTAVGGVKDAIDDGSSSRYGGWIEKEERRKQRQLREEMEAKSGRRSTGPMVEDPEAGTNVTVHKDAAWKDSWREFRDSNPMMQKLFTMKETYNESENPLISTARSISDRVASFFAENETAQVIKKFREMDPNFQLESFLREMREYMLPEVLDAYVKGDVETLKLWLSDAQFHVYAALSQQYTTAGLKSDGRILDIRGVDISNARMLEPGEIPVFVVTCRTQEVHVFRNAKTNELAAGMEDKVQLVTYAIGLTRIPEDVNNPETRGWRLIELQKAARDYI; via the exons ATGATTCCGGCTACAAGGATGTCGGCCACCGCGCGGGCGGCCATTTTGCGCTTTCAGCTGTCGGGTCTTAAGATAAATGCAGTGGCCACCCAGCAGCTGCTAAACCGGGCTTATACTTCGACAGCTCTAAATGCCGCTATGAACGCCCGGACGACGGTGGTCAACCGCCCCGTATCCCAACTGGTTTCTCCGTACACGGCACTCCCTCTGACGAGATCTTTCCATGCCTCCACGGTCCAAtggcaacagcagcaacagcaaaaagagaagcaGGCCGATGAGGCCAAGGAAGAGGGCTCTAAGGAAGAGGGTGAAGGGAAGGGAGAAGGAAACGAAGAAGGACAGAAGGAaacacctccgcctcccccGCCGCACGGTGACAAGTCCCCATGGCAAGTGTTCACAGAAACGCTCCAAACCGAATTCAAGGCGTCCAAGGAATGGAACGAATCGACAAAGGCTCTTGCTTCCTCGGCACATGAATTCTCTGAGAATGAGAGGGTCAAGCAGGCACGTGCCGCTTACGAGGCTTCCCGTAAAGCCGCAAGTTCCCGGACTTCCACAGCGTTCAAAACAACTGGTCAAGCTATTGGCAAGAGTGCCGCGTGGACATGGAACACATCTGTTGTCAAGGGTCTCCGGAAAGGTGTGAACGCCACTGGGTCAGGTATCGAGAAGGCTACAAGACCCGTGAGAGAGACCGACGCCTACAAGACTGCTGTTGGTGGCGTGAAGGATGCCATCGACGATGGTAGCAGCTCCCGCTATGGTGGTTGGATTGAGAAAGAGGAGCGTCGGAAACAAAGGCAACTGCGTGAAGAGATGGAGGCCAAGTCTGGGCGTCGCAGCACTGGACCGATGGTTGAGGATCCAGA GGCCGGCACCAACGTCACCGTTCACAAGGACGCTGCGTGGAAGGACTCGTGGCGCGAATTCCGTGACTCCAACCCTATGATGCAGAAGCTCTTCACGATGAAGGAGACTTACAATGAGTCGGAGAACCCGTTGATCAGCACAGCACGCAGTATCTCTGACAGAGTCGCCTCCTTCTTTGCCGAAAACGAAACCGCACAAGTCATCAAGAAGTTCCGGGAGATGGATCCTAATTTCCAGCTTGAGTCCTTCCTGAGAGAAATGCGCGAATACATGCTCCCTGAAGTCCTTGACGCCTACGTCAAGGGTGATGTTGAAACGCTGAAGCTCTGGCTGTCAGACGCCCAATTCCATGTCTACGCTGCTCTTTCGCAACAATACACCACTGCAGGCCTGAAGTCCGATGGCCGCATTCTTGACATTCGTGGCGTTGACATCTCTAATGCCCGTATGCTAGAACCCGGCGAGATCCCCGTCTTCGTTGTCACCTGCCGTACGCAAGAAGTCCACGTGTTCCGCAATGCGAAGACCAACGAACTTGCCGCCGGTATGGAGGACAAAGTGCAGCTGGTCACTTATGCCATCGGTCTCACCAGGATTCCGGAAGATGTCAACAACCCGGAGACTCGCGGATGGAGATTGATCGAGTTGCAGAAGGCTGCTCGTGACTACATCTAA
- a CDS encoding putative VPS9 domain protein (COG:S;~EggNog:ENOG410PHZ6;~InterPro:IPR027267,IPR037191,IPR020683,IPR003123, IPR036770,IPR001683,IPR036871;~PFAM:PF00787,PF02204,PF13857;~antiSMASH:Cluster_3.7;~go_function: GO:0035091 - phosphatidylinositol binding [Evidence IEA]), whose translation MHPLNPFLRAFFRSTVPGQCLPIENHVLLVPTTECLTGSRDRESNLYYSDIVGSEDFLGSHVLRIPLSAGHAGGKDDSNVRDSRGKAKQVSTVNGRTVIIKESSVYSNKGFKSLTQAQLLSDALYYAPNNESQPWLVYYISRPLIGSFDPGKIISAAVPDMLPRNVESDKETTSTGPVSSPPKKVIRTFGELLLNFPMIARQMQSGLDRLFREFGKELGKPLPPPPSRSPMLEDDERLRGRTELKADETASNRSLSAFGQEPLPFNSGEYFEDDEDLMRRSLETAVTAAIDLFRLVDKQQLSFLGATTDLTGPLVERLIERYVAEQVHEPLLFPRLCSFRKSEDADLDYRIRQMESVDVSQVGITVEGGRDGKRELLQRLGRGVEVFRKMLEAKCPHDMLGTLLETVKVISFPGNYDKAGASASEKKTAPMMVNADILVSLLLVVVIRSQIRHLQARLLYMQHFIYIDDVESGEMGYALSTFEAVLTYLLTDSAGLRRASVRNRRLWNATKAGKVSDMKAILEPGTDHESLDDELPVEREGKTVLFKTNEDDEPPRDTSSVHSVPVGFSEDDEPSSSHIEDGSSSEMPPLAHVFPFQTWTGNTSQKETRRPPKRVSMDVRSLSSSSAVSFASRTTTIGSMTSTIEGDSSIETLTKTQDPAGYSIPMMAVESRQPEALEYLLSLEEYYPLQDILTDTNTEGTTLLSAAVQLGHTEVVNILLDFLFRSTDESTLVSYLKKSDVHGRTVAHYLFSTPSVISTLGKLLPWKQRDKHGQTPLFALCRSYDHPDYKFMINDALNAAQDAQGDGKAIRLDDHVDSRGNTLLHIVSDPEVTLRILEGSDCDPNATNEKKFTPLMTASKYGRIDQVRLLFMDPRVDVHLKEIRGLTAVEIAKDDEVRNRIDDLILLSSPPSAYDDPSGRVTTVVRSFFVEDATVRFVLKSGAPHSPENEAESRPGSATYTVTTCRRSFSDFENLAKGLSLEHPASYIPSLSNFRSPFQIHSKPSRAVLHDMQEKLDRFLKILLTHPTFSTHEMLWEFFLVPELHPDMMADRSLQKAAALSETIAEDYAPVTLEGMREAEQFVTHAQEVVRAVHANTRSTIRRGHSLHNATSDLADAVTLCTSVLSTLKEPTNALPPTHIDAFARYAGFLSTSTSDSSPLLQYLTALTSIDNTTAAILSALSRPVNLMSTLATTNRTLSRTHSSLVSSSLPRRFNLSFPGLEESRQKSVRDLENKINEYEAQTAQLSREITWNKDVVVSELAGWTSWKEKVGRDAIKSFARDMLVRERERGKRIERCLRSVRDIGS comes from the exons ATGCACCCTCTAAACCCCTTCCTTCGTGCCTTCTTTAGAAGCACTGTTCCGGGGCAATGTCTGCCTATCGAGAATCAT GTCTTGCTAGTACCGACAACCGAATGCTTGACCGGTTCGCGCGATCGTGAGTCGAATCTCTACTACTCCGATATCGTTGGTTCGGAAGACTTCCTGGGCAGTCATGTTCTACGGATTCCGCTCTCTGCTGGGCACGCAGGTGGAAAGGACGATTCGAACGTCCGCGATAGTCGAGGAAAGGCAAAACAAGTGTCAACAGTCAACGGGCGGACAGTGATCATCAAGGAGAGCTCGGTTTACAGCAACAAAG GCTTCAAATCTCTAACCCAGGCCCAACTACTGTCGGATGCCCTATACTACGCCCCGAACAACGAATCGCAACCATGGCTCGTCTACTACATCTCTCGACCCTTGATCGGCTCCTTCGATCCCGGCAAGATCATCTCTGCCGCAGTACCTGACATGCTTCCAAGAAATgtcgaatccgacaaagaaACAACCTCAACCGGTCCGGTTTCCTCGCCGCCCAAGAAAGTTATCAGGACGTTTGGCGAGCTGTTGCTGAATTTCCCAATGATTGCACGGCAGATGCAATCGGGTCTTGACAGACTGTTTCGGGAATTTGGCAAAGAGCTAGGGAAACCGCTGCCTCCCCCGCCATCGCGGTCACCTATGTTAGAAGACGATGAGAGATTAAGGGGCCGTACTGAGTTGAAAGCGGATGAAACAGCTTCGAACCGCAGTTTATCGGCTTTTGGGCAGGAACCGTTGCCGTTCAATTCAGGGGAGTActttgaggatgatgaggatctcaTGCGCCGGAGCTTGGAGACTGCAGTAACTGCGGCCATCGACCTTTTCCGTCTTGTAGACAAGCAACAATTATCGTTCTTAGGAGCTACTACCGATCTCACCGGCCCTCTAGTTGAACGGTTGATCGAGCGGTACGTCGCTGAACAGGTGCATGAACCGCTCCTTTTCCCTCGGCTTTGCAGCTTTCGAAAGTCTGAAGACGCAGACTTGGATTATAGGATTCGTCAAATGGAAAGTGTTGATGTTTCGCAAGTTGGGATTACCGTCGAAGGGGGCCGTGACGGTAAGAGAGAATTACTGCAACGTCTTGGGAGAGGAGTGGAGGTGTTCCGAAAGATGTTGGAGGCGAAGTGTCCTCACGATATGCTGGGTACGCTTCTGGAAACGGTCAAAGTGATATCGTTCCCCGGCAACTACGACAAGGCTGGTGCGTCGGCCTCTGAGAAGAAGACGGCGCCAATGATGGTCAACGCTGACATCTTGGTCTCTTTATTGCTTGTTGTGGTCATCAGATCTCAAATACGACATCTCCAGGCCAGGCTCCTTTACATGCAGCATTTCATCTACATCGACGATGTCGAAAGTGGAGAAATGGGATATGCTTTGAGCACTTTTGAGGCCGTTCTTACGTATCTTTTGACGGATTCAGCGGGCTTGCGAAGAGCAAGTGTCCGCAACAGGCGCTTGTGGAACGCCACAAAGGCAGGCAAAGTCTCTGATATGAAGGCTATTCTGGAACCCGGCACTGACCACGAGTCGCTGGATGACGAATTACCCGTGGAGCGAGAAGGCAAAACCGTACTCTTCAAGACAAATGAGGATGACGAACCTCCACGCGATACTTCGTCCGTGCATAGCGTGCCAGTCGGCTTCTCAGAAGACGATGaaccatcatcatctcatATAGAAGACGGTTCATCATCTGAGATGCCACCATTGGCTCATGTGTTCCCCTTCCAGACATGGACTGGCAATACTTCCCAAAAGGAGACCCGGCGTCCGCCGAAGAGGGTCTCCATGGATGTCCGCAGTTTATCCTCTTCGTCAGCTGTCTCATTCGCTTCGAGGACAACCACCATCGGATCGATGACCAGCACAATCGAAGGTGATAGTTCGATCGAAACATTGACAAAAACACAGGATCCTGCCGGGTATTCAATTCCAATGATGGCCGTCGAAAGTCGTCAGCCTGAGGCGTTGGAGTATCTGCTGAGCCTTGAGGAATATTACCCACTACAGGATATACTTACAGACACGAACACTGAAGGGACAACACTGCTTAGCGCAGCTGTCCAGCTGGGACACACGGAAGTGGTGAACATCCTGCTTGACTTCCTTTTCAGATCGACCGACGAGAGCACGCTCGTATCCTATTTGAAGAAGTCGGATGTACATGGACGCACGGTTGCTCACTACCTTTTCAGTACGCCGTCTGTCATATCCACACTGGGAAAGCTTCTCCCCTGGAAGCAGCGCGACAAACATGGACAAACGCCACTttttgcactctgcaggtcTTACGACCATCCTGATTACAAGTTCATGATCAATGATGCATTGAATGCCGCCCAGGATGCCCAGGGAGATGGTAAAGCGATACGCCTTGACGATCACGTCGATTCGAGGGGTAATACATTGCTCCATATAGTCAGCGATCCCGAGGTAACCCTACGAATCCTCGAAGGAAGCGATTGCGACCCGAACGCAACCAACGAGAAGAAATTCACGCCGTTAATGACAGCTAGcaagtatggtcgtatagACCAAGTTCGACTTCTCTTTATGGATCCCAGAGTGGATGTCCATCTCAAGGAAATCCGTGGATTAACAGCTGTCGAGATCGCCAAAGACGACGAAGTACGCAATCGCATCGACGACCTAATACTCCTGTCAAGCCCTCCTTCAGCATACGATGATCCGTCAGGCCGGGTCACTACAGTGGTGCGTTCATTCTTCGTTGAGGATGCGACGGTTCGATTTGTTTTGAAATCCGGTGCACCCCACTCCCCTGAGAACGAAGCTGAATCTAGACCCGGCTCCGCAACATACACAGTCACCACCTGTCGACGCAGTTTCTCGGATTTCGAGAACCTAGCCAAGGGTCTCTCACTCGAGCACCCAGCCTCCTACATCCCGTCACTCTCGAACTTCCGCAGCCCCTTTCAAATCCACTCCAAACCGTCCCGTGCCGTTCTCCATGATATGCAAGAGAAGCTCGACCGGTTCCTAAAGATCCTCCTCACTCATCCAACCTTCTCCACTCACGAAATGCTCTGGGAATTTTTCCTTGTCCCCGAGTTGCATCCCGACATGATGGCAGATCGATCTCTCCAAAAGGCAGCAGCTCTTTCCGAGACTATAGCTGAGGACTACGCACCTGTCACACTCGAGGGAATGCGAGAGGCGGAACAATTCGTCACACACGCGCAGGAGGTCGTCCGCGCTGTGCATGCGAACACACGCAGTACCATCCGCCGCGGACACTCCCTGCACAATGCCACTTCAGACCTCGCGGACGCAGTCACCCTCTGCACGTCCGTCCTCTCGACTCTAAAAGAACCAACCAACGCCCTTCCACCAACCCACATTGACGCTTTCGCCCGCTACGCTGGGTTCCTCTCGACCTCAACTTCGGattcctctcctctcttgCAGTACCTCACTGCCCTAACCTCCATTGACAATACGACCGCCGCAATCCTGTCTGCACTCTCACGACCAGTTAACCTTATGTCCACACTTGCCACTACAAACAGAACTCTCTCCCGCACGCACTCCTCACtcgtttcttcttcccttccaCGCAGATTCAATCTCAGTTTCCCGGGTCTCGAAGAATCGCGCCAGAAATCCGTGCGAGACCTCGAGAACAAGATCAACGAGTACGAAGCACAGACAGCGCAACTTTCGAGGGAGATTACCTGGAATAAAGACGTTGTTGTTAGCGAGCTTGCCGGGTGGACGTCATGGAAGGAGAAGGTTGGACGAGATGCGATAAAGTCGTTTGCGAGGGATATGCTTGTCAGAGAACGGGAGAGGGGAAAGAGGATAGAGAGGTGCTTGAGAAGTGTAAGAGATATCGGATCTTAG
- a CDS encoding uncharacterized protein (COG:S;~EggNog:ENOG410QDNB), translating to MPSQDVTGWQIQTLQANPQALEEAKGDWQARTESRPCLGDSCSSEDLAGEATWIQEALTAVLNRHAKQLRVTPLSKRWWGTEIKEARRTYSQARRAWQGQEISTTELREVRNNYYRAIRRAKRTCWETFLEGTATHPGSVDTVRCWQALKYTKPRTATTTPTLHGPQGQLASSLEEKEALIRETAFPQVPGDSQEVEISQGSWHSQVDEGIVRHALFYQAVQKAPGIDRLNFRALRLFVTDLTALTSRDNAGS from the coding sequence ATGCCCTCACaggatgtaacagggtggcagatccagacgcttcaagccaacccacaagccctggaagaagccaagggggattggcaagcaagaacagaatctagaccctgtttgggggactcttgctcatcagaagacctagctggggaagccacatggatccaggaggccctgacagcagtattaaatcgacatgcaaaacagctacgggtgactccactatcaaaacgctggtggggaacggagattaaagaggcccgtaggacctacagtcaggcaagacgggcatggcagggtcaagagatctctacaacagaattgagagaaGTCCGAAATAACTACtatcgagccatccgacgagcgaaacgcacctgctgggaaaccttcctggaagggacagctacccaccctggctctgtggacactgtgagatgctggcaagctctgaaatacacaaagcccagaacagctacaactacgccaaccctgcatggaccccaggggcagctagccagctcccttgaggaaaaggaggccctaattcgggaaacagccttcccccaggtaccaggagatagccaggaagttgagatctcccaagggtcctggcatagtcaggtggatgaaggaatagtgagacatgctctgttttaccaggcagtacagaaggctccaggaatcgatcgtttgaattttcgagccctccggctctttgttacagatctcactgcattaacctcacgtgataatgcGGGGAGTTGA
- a CDS encoding mitochondrial 37S ribosomal protein uS11m (BUSCO:EOG092654QZ;~COG:J;~EggNog:ENOG410PQ9W;~InterPro:IPR036967,IPR001971;~PFAM:PF00411;~antiSMASH:Cluster_3.7;~go_component: GO:0005840 - ribosome [Evidence IEA];~go_function: GO:0003735 - structural constituent of ribosome [Evidence IEA];~go_process: GO:0006412 - translation [Evidence IEA]), which translates to MNSQFTSALARALPSIGRQCQLPPSPLRLVRPFSSSAPRTYESEKQRLRATERQLFDAQNDQSAEGSSPIATLTQMMQGQEKPPAVTEDFEHMRENLESALIKHPYGDKQPPHHLHVYAHKHNTILTLTRPNGDPILVRSCGHLGFRKSQRSGYDPAYQLSTHTFGLMQEKGLLFDIQRLEIVFRDFGPGREAFTKVLLGNEGRNIRGLVSRVTDATRIKFGGTRSRKVRRLG; encoded by the coding sequence ATGAATTCGCAATTTACGAGTGCTCTAGCAAGAGCATTGCCTTCAATTGGTAGACAATGCCAGCTCCCACCATCCCCTCTTCGCCTGGTGCgacccttttcttcctccgctCCCCGGACCTACGAGAGCGAGAAGCAGCGGTTACGTGCGACTGAACGCCAGCTTTTCGATGCGCAAAACGACCAATCTGCCGAGGGTTCATCTCCGATAGCGACGCTGACGCAAATGATGCAAGGGCAAGAGAAGCCGCCGGCCGTAACAGAGGATTTCGAGCACATGAGAGAGAATTTAGAGAGCGCTTTGATCAAACACCCGTATGgcgacaagcaaccaccacacCATCTCCACGTTTACGCGCACAAACACAATACAATCCTGACTCTGACACGACCGAATGGCGACCCCATACTCGTGAGAAGCTGTGGTCACTTGGGTTTCCGCAAATCCCAGCGTTCTGGCTATGACCCAGCGTACCAACTATCTACCCACACGTTTGGCCTGATGCAAGAAAAGGGTCTGCTCTTCGATATTCAGCGACTGGAGATTGTGTTCCGTGATTTTGGGCCTGGCAGGGAAGCATTTACCAAGGTTCTACTAGGTAACGAGGGGAGGAACATCCGTGGGCTGGTTAGCCGAGTCACCGACGCGACCCGGATCAAGTTTGGAGGTACCAGAAGCAGAAAGGTCCGGAGACTGGGTTAA
- a CDS encoding putative Hsc70 cochaperone (SGT) (COG:S;~EggNog:ENOG410PH4Z;~InterPro:IPR011990,IPR032374,IPR019734,IPR013026;~PFAM:PF13181,PF16546,PF13414;~antiSMASH:Cluster_3.7;~go_function: GO:0005515 - protein binding [Evidence IEA]): protein MAPNDSKKRLALAVIDFLGSSLKDGTLTADDAESIEIAQSCIADTFKVDPSDEAAVKDAVGGQSLVNIYSVYEKLRNRPSGDASTSASASSSSAPAPAAERPTPKPGVPTPESDKLKAEGNAAMASKDYEGAINFYTQALEISKANPIYLSNRAAAYSASGQHEKAAEDAEYATVADPTYSKAWSRLGLARYDMQDYHGAKEAYEKGIEAEGNGGSSAMKKGLETCKRKIDAAQGMEASNAGNEGARGAGAGAGGMPDLSSLASMLGGGGGGGGGGMPDLGSLMNNPMFANMAQNLMSNPDALNGIMNNPQLRSMAENFGRGGGMPDMSALMNDPNIANMARNMMGGGGRGN from the exons ATG GCCCCCAACGATTCCAAGAAGCGCTTAGCGCTCGCCGTCATCGATTTCCTCGGTTCCAGCTTGAAGGATGGCACTCTCACTGCGGATGATGCCGAATCGATTGAGATCGCCCAGTCATGCATTGCGGATACGTTCAAGGTCGACCCCTCCGACGAGGCTGCCGTCAAGGATGCCGTGGGTGGACAGTCATTGGTAAACATCTACAGCGTGTACGAGAAGCTCCGGAATAGACCGTCTGGTGATGCTTCTACATCTGCCTCCGCATCTTCCAGCAGTGCACCAGCCCCAGCAGCTGAACGGCCCACGCCCAAGCCTGGTGTGCCCACTCCGGAGTCCGATAAGTTGAAGGCTGAGGGTAATGCCGCGATGGCAAGCAAGGACTACGAAGGCGCCATCAATTTCTACACCCAGGCTCTGGAGATCTCCAAGGCGAACCCCATATACCTTTCCAACCGGGCTGCTGCTTACTCTGCCTCCGGTCAGCATGAGAAGGCCGCGGAGGACGCAGAGTATGCCACTGTCGCAGACCCGACATACTCCAAGGCCTGGAGCCGTCTGGGACTCGCCCGTTATGACATGCAAGACTACCACGGAGCCAAGGAAGCCTACGAGAAGGGCATTGAGGCTGAAGGCAACGGTGGCAGCAGTGCCATGAAGAAGGGTCTCGAGACTTGCAAGAGGAAGATTGACGCTGCCCAAGGTATGGAGGCTTCCAACGCTGGTAACGAGGGTGCACGTGGCGCTGGCGCTGGCGCTGGTGGTATGCCTGATCTGTCCTCTCTGGCTAGCATgctcggcggcggcggcggcggtggcggcgGTGGTATGCCCGACCTCGGTTCCTTGATGAACAACCCCATGTTTGCGAACATGGCCCAGAACCTTATGAGCAACCCTGACGCGCTCAACGGAATCATGAACAACCCGCAGCTGCGATCGATGGCTGAGAACTTTGGTCGTGGTGGGGGAATGCCCGATATGTCCGCCTTGATGAACGACCCCAACATTGCAAACAT GGCCCGGAATATGATGGGCGGCGGTGGACGAGGAAATTAA